Proteins from one Desulfobacterales bacterium genomic window:
- a CDS encoding succinate dehydrogenase cytochrome b subunit has protein sequence MSCFFSYIRTSIGKKLMMALTGISFCGFLLMHLAGNFTVFSGKEALVAYSEKLHTLGPILTLAEYGLLFLGLVHVLTGVVLFYENLTARPQKYAVKKSAGGRTIGSATMPYTGVLILIFVIIHLLNFHFVDRADRTIFQIVAATFSNPGYVVGYVAAIIVAAVHVSHGFWSAFQTIGASHPKYSPLIKGLGILFSLLVAIGFGALPIFIAMIS, from the coding sequence ATGAGCTGTTTTTTTAGTTATATCCGGACGTCAATCGGCAAAAAACTGATGATGGCCCTTACCGGAATAAGCTTTTGCGGGTTTTTATTGATGCATTTAGCCGGCAACTTCACCGTTTTCAGCGGCAAAGAAGCACTTGTGGCTTATTCTGAAAAACTGCATACCCTCGGGCCGATCTTAACCTTGGCTGAATACGGCTTGCTGTTTCTGGGTCTTGTGCATGTACTCACCGGAGTGGTGCTTTTTTACGAAAACCTGACCGCAAGGCCCCAAAAATACGCCGTCAAAAAGAGCGCCGGCGGCCGCACCATCGGTTCCGCCACCATGCCCTATACCGGCGTTCTCATCCTGATTTTTGTCATCATCCACCTTCTCAATTTCCATTTTGTAGATAGAGCCGATCGAACCATTTTTCAGATCGTGGCCGCCACATTTTCAAATCCCGGTTATGTGGTCGGGTATGTCGCTGCAATTATAGTGGCGGCTGTCCACGTCAGCCACGGGTTCTGGAGCGCTTTCCAGACCATCGGCGCCAGCCATCCCAAATACTCCCCTCTGATCAAAGGACTGGGTATTTTATTCAGCTTGCTGGTTGCCATTGGATTCGGCG